One segment of Tenrec ecaudatus isolate mTenEca1 chromosome 1, mTenEca1.hap1, whole genome shotgun sequence DNA contains the following:
- the LOC142432090 gene encoding olfactory receptor 7A5-like — protein MEPGNHTQFPEFILLGLSEEAEMQPFLFGLFLSMYLVTFTGNLLIILAITTDSHLHTPMYFFLSNLSFADICFTSTTVPKMLMNIQMQNKVITYEDCITQMYFFLLFAALDNFLLTVMAYDRFVAICHPLHYMVIMNPRFCGFLVLASWILSFLYSALNGLMVLRLSFCTELEISHFFCELNQVVQLACSDTFLNVLVMYLAIGLLGVIPLTGILFSYMKIVSSILKISSAGGKYKAFSTCGSHLSVVSLFYGTALGVYLSSAAIENSRATAIASVMYTVATPMLNPFIYSLRNKDIKQALRKLFS, from the coding sequence ATGGAACCAGGAAACCACACTCAGTTTCCAGAATTCATCCTTCTGGGGCTTTCTGAAGAGGCAGAGATGCAGCCCTTCCTCTTTGGACTGTTCCTCTCCATGTACCTGGTCACCTTcactgggaacctgctcatcatcctggccatcaccacagactcccacctccacacacccatgtacttcttcctctcaaACCTGTCCTTTGCTGACATCTGTTTCACCTCCACCACTGTCCCAAAGATGCTGATGAACATCCAGATGCAGAACAAAGTAATTACATATGAAGACTGCATCACTCAGATGTATTTTTTCCTGCTTTTTGCGGCCTTAGACAACTTCTTATTGAcagtgatggcctatgaccggTTTGTGGCCATCTGTCATCCACTGCACTATATGGTCATCATGAACCCAAGATTCTGTGGCTTCCTGGTTCTGGCCTCATGGATATTGTCGTTTCTGTACTCTGCATTAAATGGCTTAATGGTTTTGCGACTGTCTTTTTGTACAGAATTGGAAATctcccattttttctgtgaacttaatCAGGTCGTCCAACTTGCTTGCTCTGACACCTTCCTCAATGTCTTAGTCATGTATTTAGCAATTGGACTTCTGGGTGTTATTCCACTCACTGGGATCCTTTTCTCTTACATGAAGATTGTGTcctccattttgaaaatttcatcagctgggggcaaatataaagccttttccacgtGTGGGTCTCACCTCTCCGTGGTTTCCTTGTTCTATGGTACAGCTTTAGGGGTTTATCTCAGTTCTGCTGctattgaaaactccagggccactGCAATAGCCTCAGTGATGTACACTGTAGCCACACCCATGCTGAATCCTTTtatctacagtcttagaaataaaGACATAAAGCAAGCCCTAAGGAAACTCTTCAGCTGA